The window CCCTTGATTTGCGATTGCAACGGGCCGCCCGGGCCGCCGTGCAAGCTCAAATGACCGCCAGCCGCGCCAAAAAGGGAGCCGCGATCGTCCTGGATGTGCAAACGGGAGCCATTCGGGCCCTGGTTTGTGAACCCAATTACAATCCCAATCGCTACTCAGAGGCGGATGTTGCCCGTTTCCGGAATTGGGTGGTTTCGGATTTGTACGAACCGGGGTCAACCTTCAAGCCGCTGGTGATGGCTATGGGGCTGGATTCGAGGGTGTTGAGTTTGGATGACACCTTTGATGACAATGGTTCGGTGCAAGTGGGCGATCGAATTATTCGCAATTTCAACTTTGCCAGGCTAGGAAAATTAAATCTGAGCAAAGTCATCCAAACTTCGAGTAATGTTGCCACAGTTCGGATTGGTTTGCGATTAGATCCAGGGGTGTTTTATCAATACTTACAACGCCTGGGTTTTAATCAAGCTAGCGGGGTTGATTTGCCCTTTGAAACCCCTGGTCAAATTAAAGATCGTCAGACTTTTTTAGCCTCCAAAATTGACCGCGCCACCACCTCTTTTGGTCAAGGGGTTGCCATTACACCGCTACAACTGGTGCGGGCGATCGCGGCCCTGGCCAATGGGGGAAAACTCGTCACGCCGCACATTGTGGACAGCCTCAGCACCGTTGAAGGGCAACCCTATTGGCAACCGGCCCACCCGGAACCGATGCCCGTCTTTTCCGCCGCCACCACCCGCGAGGTGCTGAAAATGATGGAAACCGTGGTGTCTCAGGGCACGGGCAAACGGGCTCAAATTCCGGGTTATCGGATTGCGGGCAAAACCGGCACTTCCCAAAAACAAGATGAACGGGGCGGCTATCGGCGCGGGGCTGTCATTGCCAGTTTTGTCAGCATTTTTCCCGTTGAAAATCCTCGATATGTGGTGATGACCATTTTTGATGAACCTCCGGGTGGTTCTGGCGGGGTGGTGGCGGCTCCGGCGGCTAAGCCGATTTTGGAATCGATTATTACGCTCGATGGATTACCACCCCAATAGGTTTTCAGAGATCAAGTTCGCTCAATTTTCTGACCACTTGGGAACGGATTTAGCGCGATCGAATCACCGATAGCAAACTGGAGCGATCGTCTGTCCAAAGTTGGCTAGGGGGTTGGGGTGGAACCGGTTGCCATTGGGTTTGGGGGCGATCGATTAACCAATTCAGATCCTGGGGCGATCGGGCGATTGCCACCCAATGGGAAGGGGTTTTACCGATTGCTT is drawn from Limnothrix sp. FACHB-406 and contains these coding sequences:
- a CDS encoding penicillin-binding protein 2 — its product is MSRFDPAEDAASGDRDARSRRSFGSAADWQGAGDDWPLEAFNVKAFRKRGDRSGEPGPSARSRPRSRPQSWLGPTPDRDDSRAQKWEQTWRQIRAQLPDPRQVNPSRQRVTVVGGVLLAAVAGLVLRLVWLQGVQGETLTNRARAQQRVTVKPFAPRRSIVDRRGVALALDRVTYTLYAHPKLFNKPKSVVAALVASILQEPVTEVAQKLERGRSGIRLHESLTEDQAQRIRRTALDGLELHERPGRVYPQDEMAAEIVGYVNLFDGQGKTGLEYSMGRLLARSVSPVTLERAPGGYALPRLGSLENDRLNQLTYLDDLQLKLTLDLRLQRAARAAVQAQMTASRAKKGAAIVLDVQTGAIRALVCEPNYNPNRYSEADVARFRNWVVSDLYEPGSTFKPLVMAMGLDSRVLSLDDTFDDNGSVQVGDRIIRNFNFARLGKLNLSKVIQTSSNVATVRIGLRLDPGVFYQYLQRLGFNQASGVDLPFETPGQIKDRQTFLASKIDRATTSFGQGVAITPLQLVRAIAALANGGKLVTPHIVDSLSTVEGQPYWQPAHPEPMPVFSAATTREVLKMMETVVSQGTGKRAQIPGYRIAGKTGTSQKQDERGGYRRGAVIASFVSIFPVENPRYVVMTIFDEPPGGSGGVVAAPAAKPILESIITLDGLPPQ